The following proteins are encoded in a genomic region of Burkholderia gladioli:
- a CDS encoding aldose 1-epimerase family protein, with amino-acid sequence MRGEIELRRDDFRETPRTLYRAEGMSVTAFAYPSGVEALRLENRRGQLVVLPYLGQMIWAAAFDGRDLTMKQMFRQPKRAASIIDTYGCFMFHSGLLRNGCPGPEDTHALHGEMPCAPMDRASLVVGADQHGGWLEVTGEYEYVQGFGSHYLARPSVRLAEHEALMRIGMQVTNLGGTPMELMYMAHLNYAYVPGARFEQALGPGGLRLRESVPAHVRPTPAWRDYTAALAREPERLATLDTPGLYDPEIVFFMNRARAGRDGLAHFRLHHPDGGAFHTAYRPEQFPHATRWILHNADQQVAAFALPSTCEPEGYLAEQRKGHVAVLAPGARREFEVLTGYLSPAEMMEGKYAMEPARDA; translated from the coding sequence ATGCGAGGCGAGATCGAACTGCGTCGCGACGACTTCCGCGAGACGCCGCGCACGCTGTACCGCGCCGAGGGCATGAGCGTCACCGCCTTCGCCTATCCATCGGGCGTGGAGGCGCTGCGGCTGGAGAATCGCCGCGGGCAGCTGGTGGTGCTGCCCTACCTGGGGCAGATGATCTGGGCCGCCGCCTTCGACGGCCGCGATCTCACCATGAAGCAGATGTTCCGGCAGCCGAAGCGCGCGGCCTCGATCATCGACACCTACGGCTGCTTCATGTTCCATAGCGGCCTGCTGCGCAACGGCTGCCCGGGGCCGGAAGACACGCACGCGCTGCACGGCGAGATGCCCTGCGCGCCGATGGATCGCGCCAGCCTGGTGGTGGGTGCCGACCAGCACGGCGGCTGGCTGGAGGTGACGGGCGAATACGAATACGTGCAGGGTTTCGGCAGCCACTACCTGGCGCGGCCCTCGGTGCGGCTCGCCGAGCACGAGGCGCTGATGCGCATCGGCATGCAGGTGACGAACCTGGGCGGCACGCCGATGGAGCTGATGTACATGGCGCACCTGAACTACGCCTATGTGCCGGGCGCTCGCTTCGAGCAGGCGCTCGGGCCCGGCGGCCTGCGTCTGCGCGAGAGCGTGCCGGCCCATGTCAGGCCGACGCCGGCCTGGCGCGACTACACGGCGGCGCTGGCGCGCGAACCCGAGCGGCTCGCCACGCTCGACACGCCCGGGCTGTACGACCCCGAGATCGTGTTCTTCATGAACCGGGCGCGTGCCGGCCGGGACGGCCTGGCGCATTTCCGGCTGCATCATCCGGACGGCGGCGCGTTCCATACCGCCTATCGCCCCGAGCAGTTCCCGCATGCGACGCGCTGGATCCTGCACAACGCCGACCAGCAGGTGGCCGCCTTCGCGCTGCCCTCGACCTGCGAGCCCGAAGGGTACCTGGCCGAGCAGCGCAAGGGGCACGTGGCCGTGCTCGCGCCCGGCGCGAGGCGCGAATTCGAGGTGCTGACGGGCTATCTGAGCCCCGCGGAAATGATGGAGGGGAAGTACGCGATGGAGCCCGCGCGCGATGCCTGA
- the deoR gene encoding DNA-binding transcriptional repressor DeoR, with protein METRKGERIRTLMNVLQGQNAIHLREVAELFDVSEMTIRRDLADNPHGLSLIGGYVTRHFDAQRSDIGEYLISAENHRQTEQKRRLGKLAAQFVKTGDTIFVDCGSTTPFLIDFIPDELEFTAVCNSLNVFAKLQQKPHCSVILCGGVYHRKNMVFESVAETGILDTVRVSKAFISAAGVSDRCGVTCFNFHEVDAKKKVMQRAQNRFLLVDHSKFDEVRAAYFAELTDFHYVISDAQPNPRYESSLREHGIALVT; from the coding sequence ATGGAAACCAGGAAGGGCGAACGGATCAGGACGCTGATGAACGTGCTGCAAGGGCAGAACGCGATTCATCTGCGGGAAGTGGCCGAGCTGTTCGACGTGTCCGAGATGACGATCCGCCGCGACCTGGCCGACAATCCGCATGGCCTGAGCCTGATCGGCGGCTACGTGACGCGCCATTTCGATGCGCAGCGCAGCGATATCGGCGAATACCTGATCAGCGCCGAGAACCACCGGCAGACCGAGCAGAAGCGCCGCCTCGGCAAGCTCGCCGCGCAGTTCGTCAAGACCGGCGACACCATCTTCGTCGACTGCGGCTCCACCACGCCCTTCCTGATCGACTTCATTCCCGACGAACTCGAATTCACGGCCGTCTGCAATTCGCTGAACGTGTTCGCCAAGCTGCAGCAGAAGCCGCATTGCAGCGTGATTCTGTGCGGCGGGGTCTATCACCGCAAGAACATGGTATTCGAATCGGTGGCCGAGACCGGCATCCTCGACACGGTGCGCGTCTCGAAGGCCTTCATCTCGGCGGCCGGCGTGAGCGATCGCTGCGGCGTGACTTGCTTCAACTTCCATGAAGTGGACGCCAAGAAGAAGGTGATGCAGCGCGCGCAGAACCGCTTCCTGCTGGTCGACCACAGCAAGTTCGACGAAGTCCGCGCGGCTTATTTCGCCGAACTGACCGACTTCCACTACGTGATCTCCGATGCGCAGCCGAACCCGCGCTACGAGAGCAGCCTGCGCGAACACGGCATCGCCCTGGTGACCTGA
- the deoC gene encoding deoxyribose-phosphate aldolase: MSLSNAQLAQTIDHTLLAPDASDAQIRELCRQAAEHRFYSVCVNSANVPLAARELAGSPVLVCSVVGFPLGAGLSAAKAFEASAAIAAGAGEIDMVVNLGALKSGRLDDVKADIAAVQQACAAVPLKVILETGLLDEAQKVAVCEICRELGVAFVKTSTGFGHGGATLDDVRLMRRVVGPEMGVKASGGVRDRAAALAMIEAGATRLGTSSGVAIVSGGENQGNGY, from the coding sequence ATGTCGCTTTCCAACGCCCAACTCGCCCAAACCATCGATCACACGCTGCTCGCGCCCGACGCCAGCGACGCGCAGATCCGCGAACTCTGCCGCCAGGCGGCCGAGCATCGCTTCTACTCGGTCTGCGTGAATTCGGCGAACGTGCCGCTGGCCGCGCGCGAGCTGGCCGGCAGCCCGGTGCTGGTCTGCTCGGTGGTCGGTTTCCCGCTCGGCGCGGGCCTGTCCGCGGCCAAGGCCTTCGAAGCCTCGGCCGCGATCGCGGCCGGCGCCGGCGAGATCGACATGGTGGTCAATCTCGGCGCGCTCAAGAGCGGCCGCCTCGACGACGTGAAGGCCGATATCGCGGCCGTGCAGCAGGCCTGCGCCGCGGTGCCGCTGAAGGTGATCCTGGAGACGGGCCTGCTCGACGAGGCGCAGAAGGTCGCCGTCTGCGAGATCTGCCGCGAGCTCGGCGTGGCCTTCGTGAAGACCTCGACCGGCTTCGGCCACGGCGGCGCGACGCTCGACGACGTCCGGCTGATGCGCCGCGTGGTGGGCCCGGAGATGGGGGTGAAGGCCTCGGGCGGCGTGCGCGACCGCGCCGCCGCGCTGGCCATGATCGAGGCCGGCGCCACGCGCCTGGGCACCAGCTCGGGGGTGGCGATCGTCAGCGGCGGGGAGAACCAGGGGAACGGGTACTGA
- a CDS encoding type II toxin-antitoxin system VapC family toxin has product MYLIDTNVVSEVRKRDRADKGVMAFFRQAARDDAGLYLSVVTVGELRRGVEIIRHRGDESQATRLANWLDGVLREFAANILVVDKEIGQMWGYLRVPRPEHSLDKVIAATALIHDLTVVTRNVDDFAGTGARVLNPFKGP; this is encoded by the coding sequence ATGTATTTGATTGACACCAATGTGGTCAGCGAAGTCCGGAAACGGGATCGTGCGGACAAGGGTGTGATGGCCTTCTTTCGCCAGGCGGCCCGCGACGATGCCGGCCTGTACCTGTCGGTGGTGACGGTGGGCGAACTGCGGCGAGGTGTGGAAATCATCCGTCACCGTGGCGACGAATCCCAGGCAACGCGTCTCGCGAACTGGCTCGATGGCGTGCTCCGGGAGTTTGCCGCGAACATTCTCGTGGTGGACAAGGAGATCGGGCAGATGTGGGGCTACCTGCGTGTACCTCGCCCGGAACACTCGCTGGATAAGGTGATCGCCGCCACGGCCTTGATTCACGATCTGACCGTGGTGACGCGCAACGTGGATGATTTCGCCGGAACCGGTGCCCGTGTGCTGAACCCGTTCAAGGGCCCATAG